AGGGTCAGAAGCCTAGCTATGAACCTATCCAAATTAACAAATGGGTGACAATTACTGCACCTTCATACAAATTGCCTAATCTTGTACCTGGTGTTTATTATAGTTTTTCCAGTTAAgttactttttttattattaaattaattatttgtaattatcataaattatttATACTAGTAATTATATTCTCATGTATTTTATGCTtccacctatatatatatataggttgggTGAAGATTATGGGTGCTGAATCTGCACTTATATGGGCAAATCTTGGCTCACTACAGAATTGTGAAGCCACTGTCCTTGCTAAGAGAGGATGTTGGACCTTTCTTAAGGGTGGAATTTTCTTAACTCAACCTTTAAATACATCTACATTGTATTTTGAGGTAATAAAACTTTTATAAGATTTAAGGGACAAAAAAAAGCGATTgcgatttatttttttaattatatttttttacatatgcatgttaattaattagcttatcTGTTTTTGTAATTTGTAGGCATTGGGTGCCAAGGGTATCAACATAGATGTTGCTTCTGCTTCTTTGCAGCCATTTACTGAGGAGCAATGGAGGGAAAATCAGCAAGCCGTTATCAATAGGGTGGGTGATGAAGTTTTCAAGTGTTGCtaagagttaatactcaattcaGTATTGAGTACTAactactatagtcgatgactaaattgcgtATTAACTACTATTACTATTAGtcgggactaaattgagtattaactacTATAGTCGATTAGTCGGGggctaaattgggtattaactacTATAGTCGGGGGCTAAATTGggtaataataactaataactacTGTAGTCGGGGGCtctcgaggactaaattgggtattaacaagaaaaaaaaatttagaaaactaTTATAGACAAGAATTAAATGCGTATTAACTCTAAATATAATGATGGAAAGTGATTAGTTATAGTCGATCGTGAATTAAATGGGTTTGTCTGTGTTTTATTACTTGCTGCAGGAAAGAAAACGTGACACTACAATCACGGTCACGGACCAAAAAGGCATCCCGTTACAAGGTGCAAAGGTTAAAGTGGAGCAAATTTCAAGTGGTTTCCCCTTTGGAGTAGCCATATCCAGCATGATTACCCAAAATTCACACTACCAGGTTGTTTTCTTACAAGTTTCTTGAATTAGACCGTGACTATATATTCTACTTGTTAATGTTCTTAATTGGCTTGTGTTTTAGGAGTGGTTCAAGAAAAGGTTCAACGCGGCGGTTTTTGAAAACGAACTAAAATGGCCATCAAATGAGCCCCGTCCCGGAGTTGTAAACTACAACATATCAGACCAAATGGTAGATTTCgtcaagaaaaacaaaataatgacTCGAGGCCACAACGTGGTGTGGCAGGACCCTAATTTTGCCCCGTCATGGACTCGCAATCTAACCGGCCCAGAGATGCAACAGGCGGTGGACCGTAGGGTAAACAGTGTGGTTGATAGGTACAAAAACAAATTCATCCATTGGGACGTGAACAATGAGTTGCTACACTACGATTTCTACGAAAGAAAATTGGAGAACCCAAACGCGTCCTTGGATTTCTACAAAAAAGTACAAGAGAAAGACCCCAATGCCACCTTGTTCATAAATGATTTCAAGGTTGTGGAGCAATGTGGGAACACAACCAATGTGGATTCCTTTGTGGCCAAGATCAAGGAGTTCCAAGCAAATGGGATAGCAAAACCCGGGATTGGGTTGGAAGGACACTTTGATATTCCCAATCCACCTTTCATGAGAGCAGTGATGGATAAACTTGCCACCCTTAAGGTCCCAATGTGGCTCACCGAGGTTGacataagtattaaatattccAAGGAAGAGCAAGCAATGTACTTGGAGAAAGTATTGAGGGAAGGGTTCTCACATCCTGCTATAAATGGAATAATTATTTGGGCAGGTATCACTCCTAAAGGGTGCTGGAACATGTGTCTCACTGATTTGCAGTTCAACAACACAGTGGTGGGCGATGTCGTTGATAAGTTGCTTAAAGAGTGGCAGACCGGGACGTTGACTGGCGTAACGAATAACCAAGGTTCTTTTGAGTTTTCGGGATTTTTTAGGAACATACAATGTCACAGTTGAAAATGGTTCGAAAGTTTTTAAGGCTACATATTCCCTCTCCAAAGGGGCCGGTCGTCAACAGATCAAAATCCAAATGTAATCATGTACTACTATTAGTTGGCTGCAAATTTAGTAAGGAATCAAATATGCTCTGATTTGATCAAATTATGGACTCAATACATTCTGtatgtttcaatttttattgaatGGAAGAAAATGGAAACCGCCAAGCTAGGATGACtagcttctttaatttgtaggCAAAATAATGGCATATCGAACTACTTCCATGTGCAACTTCTTAAAAAGAACATCTAAAGCTATAGTGTATGTGTGTGATGTCTATATATATGGGGGAGTCTACGGAGCCCTAGCCATCGTGAAGGATTCCAAAAactcaaattatattgtgggcCATGGTACACAAtgcatgcattgtggaccataatcatgGCTGATAccgcagttgtgttgaaaggaaactgcagttgcgcacaACAGAGActattcatccgttcaacacaactgcaatatcctttcaacacaactgcagtatcagttcaacacaactgcaattctagacggatgacacggcatctattccgtgcaactgcagttcccgttcaacacaaatgcagtatccgttcaacgcaactgcagtatcaaccatgatcaatggtccacggtataacgactgttccaaaaatatacaattttcatttttttttaaggattcaTTTCTCAATGcttagaataaataataataatttattgtaaGAGTCCATTTTATTGTATTGAAAATAGCAGGAATTAATGTATGGGATTTACACGATTAATTTACTAAATTGCCCTTCGTATTCAAACTTGAATTTCTCAATGGAAGTTGTTTGAGGAAATTGGTGCTGCATGAATTAATTTgcggagtattatattaaattataaatattaattagttgCTCTATAGAGGATTTAAAATTGGAAGaagatttgaattaaaaatactaatttgGAAATGATTTGAATACTAATTCCATTAATTCGTACTAATTtacatgatttatttatttggaaaTGATTTATTGTACTAATTTAATAAATCCTACTAATTTAAATTAggatttattaaa
This portion of the Ipomoea triloba cultivar NCNSP0323 chromosome 5, ASM357664v1 genome encodes:
- the LOC116021209 gene encoding endo-1,4-beta-xylanase 5-like; the protein is MIIHRHFSLCFILLFGISISSLAQDLVYDSSATSECKPRPFKPLYGGGLLKGQKPSYEPIQINKWVTITAPSYKLPNLVPGVYYSFSSWVKIMGAESALIWANLGSLQNCEATVLAKRGCWTFLKGGIFLTQPLNTSTLYFEALGAKGINIDVASASLQPFTEEQWRENQQAVINRERKRDTTITVTDQKGIPLQGAKVKVEQISSGFPFGVAISSMITQNSHYQEWFKKRFNAAVFENELKWPSNEPRPGVVNYNISDQMVDFVKKNKIMTRGHNVVWQDPNFAPSWTRNLTGPEMQQAVDRRVNSVVDRYKNKFIHWDVNNELLHYDFYERKLENPNASLDFYKKVQEKDPNATLFINDFKVVEQCGNTTNVDSFVAKIKEFQANGIAKPGIGLEGHFDIPNPPFMRAVMDKLATLKVPMWLTEVDISIKYSKEEQAMYLEKVLREGFSHPAINGIIIWAGITPKGCWNMCLTDLQFNNTVVGDVVDKLLKEWQTGTLTGVTNNQGSFEFSGFFRNIQCHS